A single genomic interval of Agarivorans aestuarii harbors:
- the malE gene encoding maltose/maltodextrin ABC transporter substrate-binding protein MalE, giving the protein MKKTILASAIAVASLGMASNAFAAIEEGQLTIWVNGDKGYNGLAEVGKRFEADTGVKVSVAHPDDAPGKFQQAASTGSGPDIFLWAHDRFGDWVDAGLLTELKPSAEKKAAVEDFAWNAVTIDGKVYGYPIAIEAVGLIYNKDLVPNPPKTWEEIPALDTELQKSGKHAILWDYNNTYFSWPLLAANGGYIFKYENGAYDVKDTGVATDGAKMGAKVIKDLIENGHMPKGADYGVMDSAFNKGEVAMVINGPWAWDNMEKSGINYGVTYIPTINGNKAKPMVGVLAGAVNSASPNADLAVEFLENYLVTNEGLKSVNDDVPLGAVALKSYMEELSSDPRIAATFANAQDGEPMPNVAAMGKFWSAMATSLTNITSGRQPLEKALDAAARRIAK; this is encoded by the coding sequence ATGAAAAAGACAATTCTTGCATCTGCTATTGCGGTTGCTTCTTTAGGCATGGCATCTAATGCTTTTGCTGCGATTGAAGAAGGCCAATTAACCATTTGGGTAAATGGTGATAAAGGCTACAACGGCTTGGCTGAAGTAGGTAAACGCTTTGAAGCTGATACTGGTGTTAAAGTAAGTGTTGCACACCCAGACGATGCCCCTGGTAAATTCCAGCAAGCGGCTTCAACTGGTTCAGGTCCTGATATTTTCTTATGGGCTCACGACCGTTTCGGTGACTGGGTTGATGCTGGTCTATTAACCGAACTTAAGCCAAGTGCTGAGAAAAAAGCAGCAGTAGAAGACTTTGCTTGGAACGCGGTTACTATCGACGGCAAAGTATACGGCTACCCAATCGCTATTGAAGCGGTAGGTCTTATCTACAACAAAGACTTAGTGCCAAACCCTCCTAAGACTTGGGAAGAAATCCCTGCTCTAGATACAGAGCTTCAGAAGTCTGGTAAGCACGCTATCCTATGGGATTACAACAATACTTACTTCTCATGGCCTCTGCTGGCTGCGAACGGTGGTTACATCTTCAAATACGAAAACGGTGCTTACGACGTTAAAGACACCGGTGTAGCAACTGACGGCGCTAAAATGGGCGCTAAAGTAATTAAAGATCTTATCGAAAATGGTCACATGCCAAAAGGCGCTGACTACGGTGTAATGGACTCTGCCTTTAACAAAGGTGAAGTTGCAATGGTTATCAACGGTCCTTGGGCTTGGGATAACATGGAAAAAAGTGGCATCAACTACGGTGTAACTTACATTCCAACTATCAACGGTAACAAAGCTAAGCCAATGGTTGGTGTATTAGCAGGTGCAGTTAACTCTGCGTCACCTAACGCTGACTTAGCGGTAGAATTCTTAGAAAACTACCTTGTTACTAATGAAGGCTTGAAATCTGTGAATGACGATGTACCACTTGGTGCTGTAGCGCTTAAGTCGTACATGGAAGAGCTTTCAAGTGACCCACGCATCGCTGCAACTTTCGCAAACGCTCAAGATGGTGAGCCAATGCCTAACGTAGCTGCTATGGGTAAATTCTGGTCTGCGATGGCAACATCTCTAACCAACATCACTAGTGGTCGTCAACCTCTAGAGAAAGCACTAGACGCCGCTGCGCGTCGCATAGCGAAATAA
- the yejK gene encoding nucleoid-associated protein YejK, with translation MSISLKHLILHSLELVEDGTIGLQARAEEMAHSEEALSLIESLHLNYSGKAAKGFGFYNQENDSPFKQQLDALLNQEVGFHKYSVDAGTVLVEELKKYDFVEQGVLLLANYEHVAGEYLLVMLLENKTSPAVNDSLELTASRYLETSSVQLAARIDITDMQRNPESQRYVSYVKGRAGRKISDFFVEFLGCDYGLDVKMQNAVLMQAVDDYCQATQLDKDEKLAYKDEVKSYCEQQLKDGEEIVVGELAKALPTAEENVDFYQFAAENYPLEEQFPADRTALKKLAKCFGQGKGVSVSFEQKLLGDRVFYDEATDTLTIVGIPPNLREQLKNNK, from the coding sequence ATGAGCATTTCCTTAAAACACCTTATTTTACATTCACTAGAGCTAGTTGAAGATGGCACCATTGGCTTGCAAGCGCGAGCAGAAGAAATGGCTCATAGCGAAGAGGCGCTTAGCTTAATCGAGAGCTTACATCTCAACTATAGTGGGAAAGCAGCTAAAGGCTTTGGCTTTTATAATCAAGAAAATGACAGCCCATTTAAGCAGCAGCTGGATGCCTTGCTCAATCAGGAAGTGGGCTTTCATAAATACAGTGTTGACGCGGGTACAGTATTAGTTGAAGAGTTAAAGAAATATGATTTTGTTGAACAGGGTGTATTGCTTCTGGCCAACTACGAGCACGTTGCTGGCGAATACCTACTTGTCATGCTGTTAGAAAACAAAACCTCGCCTGCGGTAAACGATAGCCTAGAACTTACTGCTAGCCGCTACTTAGAAACAAGCTCTGTGCAACTTGCTGCGCGAATTGATATTACCGACATGCAACGTAATCCAGAGTCACAGCGTTATGTTTCTTATGTAAAAGGAAGAGCTGGGCGCAAAATTTCAGATTTCTTTGTGGAGTTCTTGGGTTGTGACTATGGCTTGGATGTCAAAATGCAAAATGCCGTACTTATGCAAGCTGTTGACGATTACTGCCAAGCGACTCAGTTAGATAAAGATGAAAAACTCGCCTATAAAGATGAAGTTAAGTCTTATTGTGAGCAACAACTAAAGGATGGCGAAGAAATTGTAGTAGGAGAATTAGCTAAAGCCTTACCTACTGCTGAAGAAAACGTTGATTTCTACCAGTTTGCCGCTGAGAACTACCCCCTTGAAGAGCAATTTCCAGCTGATCGAACAGCTCTGAAAAAATTGGCTAAATGTTTTGGTCAGGGGAAAGGGGTATCGGTAAGTTTCGAACAAAAATTGTTAGGAGATCGCGTTTTTTACGACGAAGCAACAGATACATTGACGATCGTAGGAATCCCTCCTAACTTAAGAGAACAGTTGAAAAATAACAAATAA
- a CDS encoding DUF1414 domain-containing protein, protein MAIVSKYSTEQVEQLLNDVLKVVDNHNVTTDLALMVLGNAATCMINQRVAPEQRKKLTEGFAKALKNSINEEK, encoded by the coding sequence ATGGCAATAGTTTCAAAATATTCCACAGAGCAGGTGGAACAATTACTTAATGATGTACTCAAAGTAGTCGACAATCACAATGTAACCACTGATTTGGCGCTAATGGTACTGGGCAATGCAGCTACCTGTATGATCAATCAGCGTGTTGCGCCAGAGCAAAGGAAAAAGCTCACCGAGGGCTTTGCCAAAGCGCTAAAGAATTCGATTAACGAAGAAAAATAA